One Pseudodesulfovibrio senegalensis DNA segment encodes these proteins:
- a CDS encoding SDR family oxidoreductase produces the protein MKHGKRVLVLGSTGYVGGRLVPLLLEKGFRVRAAGRSVDKIMARPWGSHPALEPVQADMFDPSSLMRAVQGCDTAFYLVHSMTKRHGDFSDMDRKAAYNMVEAANEMGLRRIIYLSGLGEDQEGKPLSKHLQSRAEVGRILALGQAECTTLRAAMVLGSGSASFEILRYLCDRLPVMLTPRWVNTLCQPISIRNVLGYLEGCLENEDTAGQTLDIGGPDVLTYAELFSLYAEEAGVRKPKLIAVPFVSPRLSSYWVNLITPVPVGLVRPLVDGLRNEVVCRDERIREMVPQELVSCRVAIRRALQKTEHMAVDSNCFDVGDACIPEWAARHDAPYAGGTVKKICFAARFQGDVSHVWKTVERIGGEHGWYYGDPLWRLRGWLDRLMAGPGTSRGRRDPEKTRVGDALDFWRVVDVDENRRLLLRAEMRLPGEAVLEFRLTPEWENMVELRMEASFMPRGLFGLAYWYGLYPLHMVLFTNMIENIVSAAGVFLYEHPKRVPPL, from the coding sequence ATGAAGCACGGCAAACGGGTTCTGGTTCTCGGTTCCACCGGTTATGTGGGCGGCCGCCTTGTGCCGTTGCTTCTGGAAAAGGGATTTCGCGTTCGTGCGGCCGGCCGGTCCGTGGACAAGATCATGGCCCGGCCGTGGGGCAGCCACCCCGCGCTTGAGCCCGTTCAGGCGGACATGTTCGATCCATCCTCGCTCATGCGTGCCGTGCAGGGCTGTGACACTGCCTTTTATCTCGTCCATTCCATGACCAAGCGGCATGGCGATTTTTCCGACATGGACCGCAAGGCCGCCTACAACATGGTGGAAGCCGCCAACGAGATGGGGCTTCGCCGCATCATCTATCTCAGCGGCCTTGGCGAGGATCAGGAAGGAAAACCCCTGAGCAAGCATCTGCAGTCCCGCGCCGAAGTCGGGCGCATTCTTGCGCTGGGGCAGGCCGAGTGCACCACACTGCGTGCGGCCATGGTGCTCGGCTCGGGCAGCGCTTCCTTCGAGATTTTGCGCTACCTGTGCGACCGCCTGCCCGTGATGCTGACCCCGCGCTGGGTCAACACCCTGTGCCAGCCCATCTCCATCCGCAATGTTCTCGGCTATCTGGAAGGGTGCCTCGAAAACGAGGATACCGCAGGCCAGACACTGGACATCGGCGGTCCGGACGTTTTGACCTATGCCGAGCTTTTTTCCCTGTATGCCGAGGAAGCGGGTGTGCGCAAACCCAAGCTCATAGCCGTTCCCTTTGTTTCGCCGCGCCTGTCTTCCTATTGGGTCAACCTGATCACCCCGGTTCCCGTGGGGCTGGTGCGGCCGCTGGTGGACGGGTTGCGCAACGAGGTGGTGTGCAGAGACGAGCGCATTCGCGAGATGGTCCCGCAGGAACTGGTTTCCTGCCGTGTGGCCATACGCCGCGCCCTGCAGAAGACCGAGCATATGGCCGTGGATTCAAATTGTTTTGACGTGGGCGATGCCTGCATTCCCGAGTGGGCGGCGCGCCACGACGCGCCCTATGCCGGGGGCACGGTCAAGAAGATATGTTTTGCGGCCCGCTTTCAGGGGGACGTGAGCCATGTGTGGAAGACCGTGGAGCGCATCGGCGGGGAGCACGGCTGGTATTACGGCGACCCTCTCTGGCGGCTGCGCGGCTGGCTGGACCGTCTCATGGCCGGGCCGGGAACTTCGCGGGGCCGCCGCGATCCCGAAAAAACGCGGGTGGGCGATGCTCTTGATTTCTGGCGCGTGGTGGATGTGGATGAGAACCGCCGCCTGCTGTTGCGCGCGGAAATGCGTCTGCCGGGCGAGGCCGTGCTGGAATTCCGTCTTACACCCGAGTGGGAAAACATGGTGGAACTGCGCATGGAGGCCAGCTTCATGCCGCGCGGCCTGTTCGGGTTGGCTTACTGGTACGGCCTGTATCCCTTGCACATGGTGCTGTTCACCAACATGATCGAAAACATCGTCTCCGCAGCGGGCGTGTTCCTTTATGAACATCCCAAGCGGGTTCCGCCGCTGTAG